Genomic window (Tripterygium wilfordii isolate XIE 37 chromosome 11, ASM1340144v1, whole genome shotgun sequence):
GATTGTTCATTGCTTGCTGATAAACCTTCCATAACTCTGCATAATGACAAGCAGGTTTCTTTCCCTAGTTTTTCCCAAAATCTCTTCATTTTGATATTATAGGTTACCCAAATCCTATCGCCTCTATTCTAGGTCGATGTCATGCAGTTttgtttcattcttttttgttttttaataacAAGCAGTTTTCAACTATTCTTCTGGCATTGGAATGCGACTGTCCTCTGTAGCAATGAAAGTATCTTTAAATACATTTAATTAAATGTGTATCTAGACATATTAAATTTCTATCCAATGTTGATGCTAATCACTGTGAAATTAAATTCAACCCTCTCTCGCCTCACTCTTGGGGCTGACATCTATTTTGGAATTTAGTTTACTAGGATAACTATATCACCATTGTCTGGCGCTTGTGGCGTTTGTGGAGCTTGACTTTCAGTTCTGATTGTTGTCATTTGTATCTTGTGTTTAACAGTGATTGTGATGATTTTGTGTGGAATAAAGAGTAGGTTCCTGGCATGAACATTCTCATTGTTGACTaattcttctttttggtgtaaGGTCATTGTAGATAGTTGCATAATGGGTGCACTTTATATTTAATACTGGAGAAACCTTTCTTAAGAGTGAAACTTTGGCCTATTGGTAATGTTGCTTTGCCGCAAGTTAGAATCATGGTTCATATCCTTGAAATAGCCTCTCAATAGTATGGGCTTATGGTTGCGTATGTGTTTTCCTTTCCTGACCTTGCCCTCCATGTGGGatccttgtgcatgggagtGGTTTACCACTTTACCTAGATGATTTTTCATGTAAGGCTTACTGATCCAGTCTCTCTCTTCAGGGGTTGCTCCTTGTTATAGGAACAGTTGTCTACCTTTGTGGACTGTGATTTTCAACTTTTTGAAGGAAAATCTTTTTAAATTCcacaaatttgttcttgccaTATTTTAAAGGGCtcttgctgtgtggactttcttaaAAGTTCATCAATCTTTTTGGTGACACTCTTTGCTTAATCTATTCAAAATTTGGCTTTCAATCCCTCACATTTGTGTCTCGTTTCTTTTTGGCTTTAGTTTCATCTGTTGGCAGGGTTCTGTTAGTCCTCTTCGTGTTtcctttgcttcttctttttctttttccttttcttttgtttttgtttttgcgTTAAGATAAAGACTAGAAGATGGGCCAGCTCCAAATTTTCTgtgttttgaattattacatggGCCTAATGGAACTAAATTAGGcatgttttgaatttattacTTGGCCTGTGCAAATGCTAGCTTTGAAAAAATGGATATGTATGTTTTGGCTCAACCTACATTTATGTTCATGTTGTTGTTGCTTcagttttttttagtttatgtgTTCTTTTATGTTTTGcacttctcttttatttttctctcttgagTCGGGAGTAAGATCCActttatgaaatttattttactttcaaatgaTCTTATTGAATACCCATGATTTCTTGGCAGGATTGCTATATCGATATATGCTCTCAAGAAGTTCTTACTGTTTTTAAGGACAATTTTGACTATCAGCATCTTCGCCGCCATTTTGTCAAAGGATTGCTTATGGATGATGTATGTGTTGCTCGATTTACAGTTAAATATACTTTCCTTATGATTCACTGATTTTTGTGAACGTGCTCACATGCTTGCATTAATCTCCATTTGTAGTAGCTGTTCACATCCACCGACTCTAATTACTATAATACTATGAAATCGTTAAACGTTTACTAACAACTTACAAGGTACATCTAGTGTACAAGGTGAATAAAAACttcaataaaagaataataGAATGGAAGTAGGGTAAAATAAAGCTGAAAGTTCAAGTAGAAAGAACCTGCTCTAAGGGGGAAAGGTGTAGAAAAAAACTTTTCATTGATTGGAAAGTAGACTTTTCTTAAGGCATCAATGAGGTGTGAATACATAAAGTTATTGTCTGTGCTTCGTACAATATACATAAAATTATTGTATATTACGTTATTGTACAGCATCATGTGAGGAGATTTGAATGTGTGCCTTGAACTGAACTTGACTTTTGCGCATTGTCCAATTGAGGTAGGATAGATGCATCCTTCTCTAGTTCTCTTCCATTTCTTCCAATCCAAGTCTATACTGAATAGACTGAATACCTAATACCTGGTTAACTTATTACCGAAGAACTATCAAAAACTCTGCAAATGAGGCTTTGCAACTTGATTAAATTCTGGGATTTATTCCATATTACTTTGAATTACTGACAATTTTGTGTTTCACTAGCAAATATACCCATAATTAACGTAGTCATACATTCAGTTGTCACTGTTCACAACATAAATATATTACGATGGCTAGAAGCACCTTGTTGGCTTGTCtctcaatcaacaaaagaaGCAGTTGCTAGAATTTCTGATATTCACTTTAGGATTCATTGGCTTGATTTCTTGAGCATCATTTGGTTGGAGAGGGATCGTTTTTATGTTTGAATAGAAGTGGGCTCTACTGGAAATGCAATTATTATGGATATTGTGACAACCTAAATTAAATTGAGAGAAGGTTGTAGTTTAATGTATTTAAGTTATGCGACAGTAAAGCTTAACTAAATGTAAAGCTTTTCTCTCAAAAATGGTTTTGCGCGATTATATTAAGATGATTGCTTATGCTTTCAGATCACAGGCTACAAAATATTCAGTCATGAAATTCACTCGAGCTACGCAGCTAGGATTGATAATTATCGAAGTTATGATACCATCAGCAAGGACATAATTCAGAGGTGGACATACCCATATGTACCAGATGTAATATTTTCCGGAAATTATTCAGCTAAACTTGAAAGACAGGGGATGTATCGAGCATCAGGTGAGGATGTTATAAATGGGATTCATCAAGTTTCATGTATTTGCTTGCAAGAGTTACTTTCTATGGCCAACAACACCCCCCCCTTCcttttgagtataaataatTGCTCGATGTAGCTATCTGGccaattaaaaatttaatattgctctatttatcatttttcatgTGTAAAACGAATTAGGGCAACTCTGAGTATGCAAAGGAGGATGTAAAACTTATAACTGCAATTTTACATTCTAAAACAAAAAGCTTATTCCAACAGAGTatgtaaaagaaaatgtaaaattGCATTCAAAACCGGTTCCCAAATCGACAAACAGATTTCAAGAGAGAGTAAAGCTTAATGCTgtatattttggagggaagtaaaccaatttatgttcacGGGCTAAATTATTGGGCCGGGCTAACATACTTGTGGGCCATATATTATACTATATGGATAAATGATAAGGGAACTCATTTCATACCTTATCGTTGGGATGAGCTTTGGTCAAAATATGTAAATGAGTATATGTAAAAGTCTTTTAGAGTATGTATAGTACAGTTTACATACCCCATCATACAACTCCTTGTTGGAGTTACTCTTACAGGTTCTGTTATGCCCTATTTCtttagataaattttttttctttttttagtatCATCCATGCTTATTAATGTCTTTTGTAGATTTCTCTTCTGCTTTATGTTGTGTGTTGGACGCAGATGCATAGAAGGTGGTTCAACTTCTATGATGTTTGAGATTTCTGAGAATTGTATTTTATGATGTGCATGATTAGTTATTTCATATTGGTGCTTTACTCCTTTGATTTGTGTTTATTATTGCTATTGTTTTGAGGTGCTCGTGGTTTGGTAAACACTGAAGCCAGTTAGGCAGTtacaaagtgaagaagaaattgGATAACAAGGTTGAATTTTTTTAGTTAATGGGTGCCAGATTGAAATGCTGATGATAatctatattaaatatataagaGGGATTTTGTGCTGCTTGCATACATCTCTGAACATTAAGGATCTAAATGAGCTGAACTGAGGTGAGCCGCTTGGCTAGACTTAGGATCATCTTGCTTCTAAGATTACTGAGCTTGAGCTTCTGCTTGAGTCACGCATTTCCAGCCTTAAGATACTCATTTAAAATTAGTTGATCCAGAGCTCTAGCCCGAGCATAAACTCGATTTGACTAAAATCTTTAGAAGAGTTTGAATTTAACTTTGTCATTAAAATCAATCTAATTGAAGTGAAAACCACCACCTGAAATACAAGCAGGAGGAAGAAACTTTATCTCATGCTAGTTTGTGGTGAAAGATTTGCTCAACCTTTATCATAATTTTAATGTCAAAAAGTTAAACaggaaaataatgaaataaggAAGGAATATTAGGCAGTCCTTCAGTGATGTCATTTCTTTCTAATTTTGTGCCTTAGCCACCATATTATCGTTATATTCTAACTGGCACCTTTTCAATTGCCAGTTGTGATATCCATTTGCATGATATAAACTGAAACTATTACATTCTTTCTTTTGTAGTGAGAAACAATAATTTTTATGTTGTGTCCTTCCTAAAAGCTTCTTGTCGACTTTGATTTGATGTTAATTGTTGTCAGAAATAGAGCAATCACGCTCTGCACGAATCGGTCCTTTTACTGTTATTGGAAAGGGTACGAGAATAGGGAATGACACCAAAATTGCAAACTCAGTTGTCGGAAATGGGTGCAAAATTGGGTCATATGTCGTCATAGAAGGTTCATATATATGGGATAATGTCATCATTGAAGATCACTGTGAGCTCAGACATGCAATAGTATGCAGCGGGGTAACAATAAAGTCAGGAGCAGTTTTGGAACCTGGTGTTGTATTATCTTTCAAGGTACGTGCCACTACATATCTGTCATATCCTGTTTATTTTGGCTCCCTCTCATATTGTTAGATTTCCTTGTGAATTTCATTGAAAGGTCAGTATCCGGAGTTCCTTCTGACATGCCTCCAGATGTTCTCTGACTAAAATTTAAATGCTTTTTATTTAATTCACCAATATTAATGTAGTTTTACTTGTTCATCTTGAGTATGTTAAATTATCTTAATGTTGGTGGCTTTTGAAGAAACTTAAAATTTATACCTGCTATGGTCTTTTTTTTTGAGAGTTTAATTTTACTTGAGACGTGTTTGTCGTTGGTGCAGAGTATGATCTGTGTTATTTGAAGCCCTTAATTTTAGTTACATTCTTGTCTTGCCtttgttgattatttttttccttttgttttttcctgATAAATTTATTAtctgaacaacaacaacaataaatggGAAGTTATGTCGTTTCAGTGACCTATTAGTTAATTTTTCCTATGTTGATCTTAGAGACTAACCCAATTTATTTTGCTCCACAGGTTATAGTAGGTCAAAAATTTCTCATTCCTGCTTACTCAAAAGTGTCTTTGCTTCAGCAGCCAATTGAGGAAGATAGTGATGAAGAGCTTGAGTATGCTGAAAATAGCAGTGGAACTGTAGATTCATGTAAGTTGCGAGTGTAACCTTTATTGTAACTTGCCTTAAatgttctaattttttttagaggatttttatggaattttgtTCTAGCTATAAATATTCCTAGGTAGTTTTGGTATTGTCCTCAACATTTTTCCTCATCTAGCCTTTGTAGTgcatactttctttttttttaaaaaaaattttgcttcatgaaatttcacaaaattgtaacaaaatcaagaaaagtTGGCTTGAGTCATATCGTTCTTTTTTAGAATCAAGGAATCCTTTGTGGAGAAGGTTTCACTTTTAGTTAGGTCTTTTATTTAAGTCGTTATGTTTGTCTAGGTCAGTTAAGTTTACGAATCATAATGTTTCCTTAAACCAATGTTTGCAAACCTCTATTTAAATGCTTGCTTGCCTCAGAAATAAAGGAAGAGTTTTTATGCAAAATTgctataggagagattccttgCACACGCTCGGTGAGAGATTGAGAGGAGAAAgtgagtttatccaaccctacctGTGAGATTTAGGGAAAATTTATTCAACTTAGAATTATTAAGTTTATGATCTTGTTTGCTGAAAGTTCTGTTTCAGTTTTAAGAAATCTAGGAATTGAGAATTTGTCCTAGGGTTCTCGATTTTGGTATTAATTTGGGGTTAGGGACTGGTTCGCTCAATCCTAAACAAGATTTACATCAGTAATTTAAAAGCTACATCAGTTGGTATTAGAGAAGGGTTCCAACCAATAACGTCTCTAACCTGTTTATGCCAATAATGAGCGGTATAAACTACTGTCTTAACATTGAGAAGATGACTAAACCTACTTCTAAGGGGGATAAACAATCCTCTGAAGTTACATTGGAGTCCATTGCAGCAGCCATTGATGAACTAAAAAGGGTACAAATTCAGGACCATAAGAACAATTTAAGCACATCTAAGCGTGTGAACTTTTTGTGGAGTAAAATTTTTTGAAAGACGAAGGAAGAAGTTGGTTTTAAGACAAGGGCGAGTTTAGTTGCAGTCAAAGCTGAGTTTCAGGAGGTTAAGGGACAAGAATGTGAGCAAGTGGCTTCAACAATTGAAGGAGTAGCATGACAGCATGCTATGGGTGTAGAAAAAGTAGCATGTTGTTTCAAAGGAATCTACTGCAAATTCCCACTGATGAAGATGTCAAAGAGCATGAATTTGCAACAGTGGCAGGAACTAATTTCGGACAGCTTAGAGTAAATGAAATTGATACCAATTCAAAGATGATTGAGATGCAACCCTACCTGAGAGAGTTGGCGAAAATTTATTCAACTTAGAAGCTTAAGTTTATGTTCTTGTTTGCCGAAAGTTCTGTTTCAATATTAAGAAATCTAGTAGTTTGAGAATTTCTGTCCTAGAGTTCTTGATTTTGGGATTAATTTGGGGGTAGGGTTTTGTTCGCTCGATCCTAAACAAAATTTATATCAGTAGTTTAAAACCTACATCACTTGGTATCAGAGACAGGTCTTGAGCAACCGACAATTTCTCTAACCTGTTCATGCCACCATGGAGTGGTATAAATTACAGTCTTAACATCAAATGGTATAAACTACACTATCTGCATTAGTGGCTTTTGGGAAAGCCATATTACTATCACGCGGGAGTGGCAAGTGGCAACTCTTACCTGCTATGTGGTGGCTATAGACTTTTGGTGAACTTTTGCATTGATGTGTGGAATGAAGCTTTAGGGAGGTGAGTGTTTTTGTCTATTAAAAGTATTGCCAGGAGTAAAGAGGCTACAGTGGGTGAGAATTTCACCATTTTTGTCCTCAATGCTGCTTTTGATATGTTCTGATGGACACACCTCTTGGAGTTGTGGCATGAAAATTAAATGCGTTTGTATTTTATGTTCTTGAATTTGCCTAGTGGTTGTTTTTGCAAGGCTCGCCTACATGTTATTAGTAGCAATACTATTAGTTATAATAATGGATAAGAGCtttattgtttcaacttggtaTTCCACAATGATTTGCAGTGATCACAGGCACAGTAGATAAGTTAAATGGAGAGATGATGTCTGAATTATCTGATATGCGATGTTGGCCTGCAGCTGAGGTTAGATATTACTATAATTTTCATATTCTGTTTCCCAGAATAATCTGTAATATGTCTGTTTATGAGTTTGTCAGTCCTGTGTATAGATGTTGTGAATTAGTTATATGAAATATCACTAAGCTTATAGTGTTGTGTAATGTGTCTAATGTGCAAAATATTGAGGTTGAACATGCCACCTTATCATAGTAGTCGTGAACGTAGTCCTTGTCAATATCATATGATACTCTATACGTTTTGGTTGTTGATTTATTCGTGTATCTTGTTGAGATGCATCTGGAGGAAGCTCAAATAAGAATAGACAATGTACATGTCATTCTTTCTAGTGTGTATCATACTCCACAGAAATGAGAAAACCTTAGATTTTTTTGGAGGTACAGAGGAGGGAGGGAGCGAGGGAGGGAAATCTGCTTAAGTTGTATCAAAATCTggttttctttactttttatcaaactttctgGAGGCCATTGATTTTTTCTATTTGTAGTTCTTTCTTTCCACCTTCTCAGCGTTTCAGTAAATTCACTCAAAGCTGCTCTCACCTACAAAgtaatgttttttttcctccataCCTGTTTCAACTTCAGCAGATAGCATTTATATTTGTGAGCTATGGAAATGTTCTTATGCCATATATATGCACATAGATTTCAGATGGAAAATCTATTTCATGCTACAGTGATCTTGTTCATTTCATACTACCAAGATACCTGTTTGGGCTTATCTCATACTCTGCCTCAACACTCGATCGAGCTGTGAAATTCTGTTTTGTGCTCCTTGAAGTCACTAAGTTACCACTGACACACATATACCTCACCATTTGGTATGAAGCTTTCTGAAGCTCTACTCGTGGCTTTTGCATATCCTTACTAATGACTCCAACTCAGCTTACTGACAGATATACTTGTTTATCCATCAATCTTTGGTATCTCCATGGTTTATCAAACAGTTGAGATAACTGTTTATCAAACAGTTGAGATAACTGTTTATCAAACAGTGTGGACCTTTATCTTGACTGGATTTCACTTTCCGATCGATGAGTAGAAAATCTATGACGTATCTCCTCTCGGTCAGTGATAAGCCTTGCTTTGGCTGAGCTACTTCAATGTCAAGAAGTATctcaaatctttttttaaaagatattTTGTTACAAAAGTAGACATCCTTGCTATTATTGAAGCCATCGACAACTTCTTGTTTCATACTAAATTTGTAGACAATCTTGTTAAATTATTAAACAAGGCCATAAATAGCTTTCTTCAATTTGCATGCCTTATATGACTGAGCGCCTAACTTATGCAATGAAAAGCGTCATTTTATGGAAACTTGGTCTCACAATTTACATGCCTTATGTGACTGAGCAACATATTTAGGCTGTTGCTTTATAGTATACCTCATGCAAAACACCATGTAAGCAAGATTTTTTACATGATGCAATGAAAAGCATCATTTTATTGAAACTTTCTTCTCAACAATCAAATCTTGTCTCTAGACATCATAACGATGTTCTTCATATTTTCAACCTAGAATAACCgttgtttttctttcaattcttttTGCTTCTCTGTTGTATTTACTGTTCCTCTTGTACTCTTTCTTTGAGCGGCACTCTCTTTGTGCCCTGGCATAGACTTTTCTTTTGCAGTAAATAAATGAGAAATGGTCTAAGATGACTATTAGGTTGAAATTTAATAATGCATATCGGCTCACAACCAGTATAAAGGTAACTTAGGCTCTTAGTGTTATTTCGATATTAAGGCATCCATTTGATCCTTTTGATCCTGGGAGAGGAAAGGTGATATGGAATAGAAATTATGAACTTTCatatattttcaaatttattagattgggatttttctttgtattaggtattagtttgatttttaattattaGGTCCATTCTTGgtattattttttatcttaataGTCAGATTCGTTGTTTGGTAAGTTTTCCATTACAAGTTTACAATACAATTTATTTTAGAGCTCGAGCCCTAATTGTTCTTGGGATAGGTTGCGAGTCTATATATCCTTGTACTCCCTGCTTAGGAAGATAACATTTTTGGCGAATAAATCTAGTATTTGAATTCTAATATttgaaatatttaatattaCTCCAAGAAAGTTAATGATAGTAACAGGAAGTAGTTATGGAAACAAATTGGTACTTTGGTAGGCGTAATTTAACTCTGACAATGGTCATTCAGTTGTGTTCCAGGCTCAATTTTCCTGCAAGGAAGCAAATTTGATAATCTTGTGTACAGTGTACTTGTTtaagcttttctttcttttttttttaacatttgttAACTTATCCAAAGGGAAATAAATTGTGTACTTCTTTAGAATGGTTGATGTGCATGCCTCTTAAGCcgtttttgcaattttgttGCAATTCATCTTTCATGGCAAATGAAGAGCAGGAGACTGGAGTATATTAACTTATTATATCTGGGTGATTTGTTATGCATCTCAATATTTGTTATTTGCTCTGCTAATTTTTTGCTGTATTAGGTTGGTGATGGTGGGGCTGGCTATGTCTGGTCAATATGCGAAGGAGGTCATGAGGAGGAATGGCGGCATTCAATTGCCCCTATTTCTGCTGATAAACTTGCTGAGGCTATACGTGCAATAAATGACGATCTGGAATTGTTAAATCAAGAAGGTAATGTTCTCTCATCATTTGGGGAGGCAAAGCGTGAGTTGGATAGCGATGATTCTGAAGATAATGAAGATCCTAGAGATTTCGAGCAAGAGGTGAAAAACATAAAGTAAAATAACGGAATTGAATGTGCATTTTATACCAACGAAAGGTTCAAATTAGTTTGTTACGGTGTGTAGGTTGAAGCCACTTTTCAGAGGGCTGTTCTTGAAAACATTGAAGTAGGACATGTGATCCTAGAAGTTAACTCATTGCGGTATGCTActtctattttccttttatcAATAAATGCCTTATTTTGATGTGTTGTAGAATAACTACTTGTCtaattttatctttatttatagtttttgttgaatggaaaataaaataaaatatatatatatatatatttatagtttaAAATGTAAACTTAACTGTGGCACTTACAAGAAGCTTACTTTTGATAatctccatcatcaccctatgGGCCGGCTAGAGCCCCCAACTGTGTGCGGCTTCTCTGATCTGCCTTTGTTCCCAACCAAAAGATATCATAACTCCAGTATTCCCTGAGGGGCCCTTGATTGCTGTTGTGACAACTAGTTGTTGGGGTGATTTAGACTATTAGTATCTGGAGGCTAATAGTGTATTTATcacatctataaaaaaaaaaagattagttACAAATACAAACTGAGTTAAGCAAGCTTTCAAACAATTTCCTTATTTTCTAATATATGCCGGAATCCTGGATAATACTTTGGGGTTTGGAAGCATACTTTCATTCACTTGTAAACTCTGTTGGGTTCCTGTCGATCATATCTATGAATTTAACTTTGCAAGATGGGTAACAGGGTAAGTAAGGAGCTGATGTCTGAAACCCTTGTTATCCATTATGTTTCACTTGAATTTCTTTGTTTAACCTTTTCGTATTCCTTTTTGATTCTTGATTAAGTgctgttttttaaatttctttgttttcaagTGTAGTTGTTGCTATACTGCTTATAAATTTGTTGATGACCACTATCAATGcctgaaatttttttccctctagGTTGGCATACAACATGAACT
Coding sequences:
- the LOC120009948 gene encoding translation initiation factor eIF-2B subunit epsilon-like isoform X2, which codes for MGAPKKGAARVTDDPEELTRTPLQAILLADSFATKFRPITLERPKVLLPLVNVPMIDYTLAWLESAEVEEVFVFCCAHSKQVIDYLENSEWFDQPNFRVTTIESHNSVGAGDALRLIYDRHVIHGDFILISGDTVSNMSLTQALQEHKERRKKDTNAVMTMVIKQSKPSPITHQSRLGTEELFMAIDPYTKQLLYYDEKTDHSRGTISLDCSLLADKPSITLHNDKQDCYIDICSQEVLTVFKDNFDYQHLRRHFVKGLLMDDITGYKIFSHEIHSSYAARIDNYRSYDTISKDIIQRWTYPYVPDVIFSGNYSAKLERQGMYRASEIEQSRSARIGPFTVIGKGTRIGNDTKIANSVVGNGCKIGSYVVIEGSYIWDNVIIEDHCELRHAIVCSGVTIKSGAVLEPGVVLSFKVIVGQKFLIPAYSKVSLLQQPIEEDSDEELEYAENSSGTVDSLITGTVDKLNGEMMSELSDMRCWPAAEVGDGGAGYVWSICEGGHEEEWRHSIAPISADKLAEAIRAINDDLELLNQEGNVLSSFGEAKRELDSDDSEDNEDPRDFEQEVEATFQRAVLENIEVGHVILEVNSLRLAYNMNSDDCAGALFYSMMKVALENSSGGELLKNAANVISTWQKLLKSYLREIDEQIEVIQKFEEMCLETAKEFSPLFAQAKQSITYRNIDLSLARTPKQFIPSM
- the LOC120009948 gene encoding translation initiation factor eIF-2B subunit epsilon-like isoform X1, which codes for MGAPKKGAARVTDDPEELTRTPLQAILLADSFATKFRPITLERPKVLLPLVNVPMIDYTLAWLESAEVEEVFVFCCAHSKQVIDYLENSEWFDQPNFRVTTIESHNSVGAGDALRLIYDRHVIHGDFILISGDTVSNMSLTQALQEHKERRKKDTNAVMTMVIKQSKPSPITHQSRLGTEELFMAIDPYTKQLLYYDEKTDHSRGTISLDCSLLADKPSITLHNDKQDCYIDICSQEVLTVFKDNFDYQHLRRHFVKGLLMDDITGYKIFSHEIHSSYAARIDNYRSYDTISKDIIQRWTYPYVPDVIFSGNYSAKLERQGMYRASEIEQSRSARIGPFTVIGKGTRIGNDTKIANSVVGNGCKIGSYVVIEGSYIWDNVIIEDHCELRHAIVCSGVTIKSGAVLEPGVVLSFKVIVGQKFLIPAYSKVSLLQQPIEEDSDEELEYAENSSGTVDSLITGTVDKLNGEMMSELSDMRCWPAAEVGDGGAGYVWSICEGGHEEEWRHSIAPISADKLAEAIRAINDDLELLNQEGNVLSSFGEAKRELDSDDSEDNEDPRDFEQEVEATFQRAVLENIEVGHVILEVNSLRLAYNMNSDDCAGALFYSMMKVALENSSGGELLKNAANVISTWQKLLKSYLREIDEQIEVIQKFEEMCLETAKEFSPLFAQILHYLYEKDLIAEDAILRWDDEKKDADESDKLFVKQSEKFIQWLREAEEDNEEDAEDD